A genomic segment from Streptomyces sp. NBC_01233 encodes:
- a CDS encoding glycoside hydrolase family 71 protein — protein sequence MSHRRRPGFRGRRPLLALVLSAFFLVGVCAATGIAWDPYNGASVQSGSALAVGLPQATGPVGGATAGATGPATPPPAGTPAPTKGAAAEGNPEGAVDTGAERPSGALPFDMPQPAALRSGEAGKKLVFAHYFTPYPLSLDNASADNDYYTRNYLDPDGESGKHGRYGGLLRDRPLPVAPKSGDWEYANLQQEVRTARAAGIDGFTLDLLSLSGKNWDRSNLLMAAARSVDPAFKIMLMPDMTSLKTDDPRELAKAIATLADASAAHRLPDGRLVVSPFKAEAKGVAWWTEVIGALKSEHGIRTAFVPLFLDFGAHSGEFAPISHGFSEWGSRSYVGQESSTRDVQRAHGMGKIWMQPVSVQDARPNQGIYDEAGNTATLRSTWTHAIEDGADWVQLTTWNDYSEGSQFAPSLHNGHAYLDLSSYYLTRFKTGSWPEIVRDTLYLTARTQFANADPTGDQSLVMSLRKGSAPPRDTVEVLSFLSGPAVVRTTVGSAKGSHEAPAGIHSRLLPLKPGTSSAQIVRDGKAAAKVDLPYRVDHAVDVQDLQYYAATSGREP from the coding sequence GTGTCGCACCGTCGTCGGCCGGGCTTCCGGGGCCGAAGACCGCTGCTCGCCCTGGTGCTGTCCGCCTTCTTCCTGGTCGGTGTCTGCGCGGCCACCGGCATCGCCTGGGACCCCTACAACGGGGCCTCCGTACAGAGCGGTTCGGCCCTGGCCGTCGGCCTCCCGCAGGCCACCGGGCCCGTGGGCGGAGCCACGGCCGGAGCCACCGGCCCGGCCACCCCGCCGCCGGCCGGGACCCCGGCGCCCACCAAGGGCGCGGCCGCCGAGGGCAACCCCGAGGGCGCCGTGGACACCGGGGCCGAGCGCCCCTCCGGCGCCCTGCCCTTCGACATGCCGCAGCCGGCCGCCCTGCGCTCCGGCGAAGCGGGCAAGAAGCTGGTGTTCGCCCACTACTTCACCCCGTACCCGCTCTCCCTCGACAACGCGAGCGCGGACAACGACTACTACACCCGCAACTACCTCGACCCCGACGGCGAGAGCGGGAAGCACGGCAGGTACGGCGGCCTGTTGCGCGACCGGCCGCTGCCCGTGGCGCCGAAGAGCGGTGACTGGGAGTACGCCAACCTCCAGCAGGAGGTGCGCACGGCCCGGGCGGCGGGCATCGACGGCTTCACCCTCGACCTGCTCTCGCTCTCCGGCAAGAACTGGGACCGCTCCAACCTGCTGATGGCCGCGGCCCGTTCGGTGGACCCGGCGTTCAAGATCATGCTGATGCCGGACATGACCTCGCTGAAGACCGACGACCCCCGCGAGCTCGCGAAGGCGATCGCCACGCTCGCCGACGCCTCCGCCGCGCACCGGCTCCCCGACGGCCGCCTCGTCGTCTCCCCGTTCAAGGCGGAGGCGAAGGGCGTGGCCTGGTGGACCGAGGTGATCGGCGCCCTCAAGTCCGAACACGGCATCCGCACCGCCTTCGTTCCGCTCTTCCTCGACTTCGGCGCCCACAGCGGGGAGTTCGCCCCGATCAGCCACGGGTTCTCCGAATGGGGCAGCCGCAGCTACGTCGGCCAGGAGAGCTCCACGCGCGACGTCCAGCGGGCCCACGGCATGGGCAAGATCTGGATGCAGCCCGTGTCGGTCCAGGACGCCCGCCCCAACCAGGGCATCTACGACGAGGCCGGCAACACCGCGACCCTGCGCTCCACCTGGACGCACGCCATCGAGGACGGCGCCGACTGGGTGCAGCTCACCACCTGGAACGACTACTCGGAGGGCAGCCAGTTCGCACCCTCCCTGCACAACGGGCACGCCTACCTGGACCTGAGCTCGTACTACCTGACCCGGTTCAAGACGGGCAGCTGGCCGGAGATCGTCCGGGACACCCTCTACCTCACCGCGCGCACCCAGTTCGCGAACGCCGACCCGACGGGCGACCAGTCCCTGGTGATGTCGCTGCGCAAGGGGAGCGCCCCGCCCCGGGACACGGTGGAGGTCCTCAGCTTCCTCTCCGGGCCCGCGGTCGTTCGTACGACCGTCGGATCCGCCAAGGGCAGCCACGAGGCCCCGGCCGGGATCCACTCCCGGCTGCTGCCGCTGAAGCCGGGCACCAGCTCGGCGCAGATCGTCCGGGACGGCAAGGCCGCGGCGAAGGTCGACCTGCCGTACCGGGTGGACCACGCGGTGGACGTACAGGACCTCCAGTACTACGCGGCAACGAGCGGCCGCGAACCGTAG
- a CDS encoding lactate utilization protein B — protein sequence MPAFPAFPGAAREAVRDEVLRANLRHATHTIRDKRARAVAELADWDRLRAAGKAVKDHTLRHLDHYLLKLEEAVTAAGGTVHWAVDADEANRIVTDLVRATGEREVVKVKSMATQEIGLNEALEAAGIAAYETDLAELIVQLGHDRPSHILVPAIHRNRAEIRDIFRTEMGKWGRPAPEPLGDDPRELAEAARLHLRENLLRAKVAVSGANFMVAETGTMVVLESEGNGRMCLTLPETLISVVGVEKVVPTFRDLEIFLQTLPRSSTAERMNPYTTMWTGLGPSRGADGDGPSAFHLVLLDNGRTDTLADETGRQALRCIRCSACLNVCPVYERAGGHAYGSVYPGPIGAILSPQLRGTGSEIDASLPYASTLCGACYEVCPVAIDIPEVLVHLRERVAQGGPVTRDGVRVRIRPAHGHTAERAAMRAARLLLDRPGALRAGERLLARARRLAPRRLPGPGRAWTDTRELPAVPAESFRDWWTRERGNPQ from the coding sequence ATGCCCGCCTTCCCCGCCTTTCCCGGGGCGGCCCGTGAGGCCGTACGGGACGAGGTGCTGCGCGCCAACCTCCGGCACGCCACGCACACCATCCGCGACAAGCGGGCCCGGGCCGTCGCCGAACTGGCGGACTGGGACCGGCTGCGCGCCGCGGGCAAGGCCGTCAAGGACCACACGCTGCGCCATCTCGACCACTACCTGCTCAAGTTGGAAGAGGCGGTGACGGCCGCCGGCGGCACCGTCCACTGGGCCGTCGACGCGGACGAGGCCAACCGGATCGTCACGGACCTCGTGCGGGCCACCGGGGAGCGGGAGGTCGTCAAGGTCAAGTCGATGGCCACCCAGGAGATCGGGCTCAACGAGGCCTTGGAGGCCGCCGGGATCGCCGCGTACGAGACCGACCTCGCCGAGCTCATCGTGCAGCTCGGCCACGACCGCCCCTCCCACATCCTGGTCCCGGCCATCCACCGCAACCGGGCCGAGATCCGCGACATCTTCCGCACGGAGATGGGGAAGTGGGGCCGCCCGGCGCCCGAACCGCTCGGCGACGACCCGCGGGAACTCGCCGAGGCGGCGCGCCTGCACCTGCGCGAGAATCTCCTGCGCGCCAAGGTGGCCGTGTCCGGCGCCAACTTCATGGTCGCCGAGACGGGCACGATGGTCGTCCTCGAGTCCGAGGGCAACGGGCGGATGTGCCTCACCCTGCCCGAGACCCTGATCTCGGTCGTGGGCGTGGAAAAGGTCGTACCGACCTTCCGGGACCTGGAGATCTTCCTCCAGACGCTGCCGCGTTCCTCGACGGCCGAGCGGATGAACCCGTACACGACCATGTGGACCGGGCTGGGCCCTTCGAGAGGGGCGGACGGCGACGGGCCCTCCGCCTTCCACCTCGTCCTCCTCGACAACGGCCGCACCGACACCCTCGCCGACGAGACCGGCCGGCAGGCCCTGCGCTGCATCCGCTGCTCCGCCTGCCTCAACGTCTGCCCGGTCTACGAGCGCGCCGGCGGGCACGCCTACGGCTCCGTCTACCCCGGCCCCATCGGCGCCATCCTCAGCCCCCAACTCCGCGGCACCGGCAGCGAGATCGACGCCTCGCTGCCCTACGCCTCCACCCTGTGCGGGGCCTGCTACGAGGTCTGCCCGGTCGCCATCGACATCCCCGAGGTCCTCGTCCACCTGCGCGAACGGGTGGCCCAGGGCGGCCCGGTGACCCGGGACGGCGTGCGCGTACGGATCCGCCCCGCCCACGGCCACACCGCCGAACGGGCCGCCATGCGCGCCGCCCGGCTGCTCCTCGACCGTCCGGGGGCCCTGCGCGCGGGGGAGCGGCTGCTGGCCCGGGCCCGCCGGCTCGCGCCGCGCCGGCTGCCCGGTCCCGGCCGGGCCTGGACCGACACCCGCGAGCTGCCCGCCGTACCCGCCGAATCCTTCCGCGACTGGTGGACCCGAGAACGGGGGAACCCGCAGTGA
- the cobF gene encoding precorrin-6A synthase (deacetylating), giving the protein MKKFSVIGIGAGDPDHLTLQAVRAIGAADAFLILEKGEEKADLTGLRRAMLDAHARPGHRLVEGRDPDRDRTPADYAPTVDGWRSARAEIFERFIAEDLAEGETGAFLVWGDPSLYDSTLAILDEVLEAGRVAFEHEVVPGISSISALLARHRTNLNRVGRPVQITTGRRLAEGWPQDVDDVVVMLDARHAFTAHLDQDLYIYWGAYVGTPDEILVSGKLAEVAGRIEELRTEARARKGWIMDTYLLRRG; this is encoded by the coding sequence GTGAAGAAGTTCTCAGTGATCGGCATAGGCGCGGGCGACCCGGACCATCTGACCCTCCAGGCGGTCAGGGCGATCGGCGCGGCGGACGCATTCCTCATCCTGGAGAAGGGCGAGGAGAAGGCGGATCTGACCGGGCTGCGGCGCGCGATGCTCGACGCGCACGCCCGGCCCGGCCACCGGCTGGTGGAGGGCCGCGACCCGGACCGGGACCGGACCCCCGCCGACTACGCACCGACGGTGGACGGCTGGCGCAGCGCGCGGGCCGAGATCTTCGAGCGGTTCATCGCGGAGGACCTCGCGGAGGGGGAGACCGGGGCGTTCCTGGTGTGGGGCGATCCCTCCCTGTACGACTCCACGCTCGCGATCCTCGACGAGGTGCTGGAGGCCGGCCGGGTGGCCTTCGAGCACGAGGTCGTGCCGGGCATCAGCAGCATCTCCGCGCTGCTGGCGCGCCACCGGACCAATCTGAACCGGGTCGGGCGCCCGGTCCAGATCACCACCGGGCGCCGGCTCGCCGAAGGCTGGCCGCAGGACGTGGACGACGTGGTCGTGATGCTCGACGCGCGGCACGCCTTCACCGCCCACCTGGACCAGGACCTCTACATCTACTGGGGGGCCTACGTGGGCACCCCGGACGAGATCCTGGTCTCGGGGAAGCTGGCGGAGGTCGCGGGGCGGATCGAGGAGCTGCGCACCGAGGCCCGCGCCCGCAAGGGCTGGATCATGGACACGTACCTGCTCAGGCGCGGCTGA
- a CDS encoding aminotransferase class V-fold PLP-dependent enzyme: protein MPEPTRPAPFPAEPPAGFPGGPELFRLDPRVAHLNHGSFGAVPLPVQEAQAALRAEAHADPDAFFIAVPDRLAAARARIAVHLGADPDGLAFIANATEGANLALDAVPLAGGDEILVTDHGYGTVVAAAARRAPVTTVALDPHLPDEDAVRETVLAALTPRTRVAVLDHVSSPTARIIASPRLLADLRERGVTTVVDGAHAPGMLADPLAGGADFWFGNLHKWGYAPSGSAILAVAPQHRHRIRALVPSWEERHGFPRSVENRATADYTGWLAAPDGLDLIERLDAAKVRAHNSALAAHGAALLAGIPGLTPLPHTDGLAMRALRLPPEVAETPDGARALREELAARLRVRVLVWPWPGGGGIRVCGQIYNRPREYARLAAALPEYLARAVSRA from the coding sequence ATGCCCGAGCCGACACGCCCCGCCCCTTTCCCCGCCGAGCCGCCCGCAGGGTTCCCCGGCGGGCCCGAGCTGTTCCGCCTGGACCCCCGCGTCGCCCACCTGAACCACGGCTCCTTCGGAGCCGTCCCGCTTCCCGTCCAGGAGGCCCAGGCCGCGCTCCGCGCGGAAGCGCACGCCGATCCCGACGCCTTCTTCATCGCCGTCCCGGACCGCCTCGCCGCGGCCCGCGCCCGGATCGCCGTGCACCTCGGCGCCGACCCAGACGGGCTCGCGTTCATCGCCAACGCCACCGAAGGCGCTAACCTCGCCCTCGACGCCGTCCCGCTCGCGGGCGGCGACGAGATCCTGGTGACCGACCACGGCTACGGCACCGTCGTCGCGGCCGCCGCCCGCCGCGCCCCGGTCACCACCGTCGCCCTGGATCCCCACCTGCCCGACGAGGACGCCGTACGCGAGACCGTGCTGGCCGCACTGACGCCCCGTACCCGGGTGGCCGTGCTCGACCACGTCAGCTCGCCCACCGCGCGGATCATCGCCTCGCCGCGGCTCCTCGCCGACCTGCGGGAACGCGGTGTCACCACCGTCGTCGACGGCGCCCACGCCCCCGGCATGCTCGCCGACCCCCTCGCCGGCGGCGCCGACTTCTGGTTCGGCAACCTCCACAAGTGGGGCTACGCCCCCTCCGGCAGCGCGATCCTCGCCGTCGCCCCGCAGCACCGCCACCGGATCCGCGCGCTCGTACCGTCCTGGGAGGAGCGGCACGGCTTCCCGCGGTCCGTGGAGAACCGCGCCACCGCCGACTACACCGGCTGGCTCGCCGCCCCCGACGGACTGGACCTCATCGAACGCCTCGACGCGGCCAAGGTCCGGGCCCACAACAGCGCCCTCGCCGCCCACGGCGCGGCGCTCCTCGCCGGGATCCCCGGGCTCACGCCCCTCCCGCACACGGACGGCCTCGCCATGCGCGCCCTGCGGCTGCCGCCCGAGGTCGCCGAGACCCCGGACGGCGCACGCGCCCTGCGCGAGGAACTCGCGGCACGGCTGCGCGTCCGTGTGCTGGTCTGGCCCTGGCCGGGCGGCGGCGGCATCCGCGTGTGCGGGCAGATCTACAACCGGCCCCGGGAGTACGCCCGGCTCGCCGCCGCCCTGCCCGAGTACCTGGCCCGGGCCGTCAGCCGCGCCTGA
- a CDS encoding terpene synthase family protein, with amino-acid sequence MTVPAVAARTVYAQRGCERHFEERVTAEPVLRAFRSALEHLAEFASPTQVTRLRYQLAVMSVGYNHEAEWRTSARRPPVWEYPLHRYENGFFPCMGLTDPVGRYEVPAHEFADARVRRTYMYTGVAACLLNDLYSMAREDPGDTGLPRLIAAEEHCSLQEAVNLTAEVHDEIMYTVEAESAALAAVGSPALGRFLEGTWDWMGGAKEWHATSPRYHGPAEGGTA; translated from the coding sequence ATGACGGTGCCCGCGGTGGCGGCCCGGACGGTGTACGCCCAGCGCGGGTGCGAGCGGCATTTCGAGGAGCGGGTGACGGCCGAACCCGTGCTGCGCGCCTTCCGCTCCGCGCTGGAGCACCTCGCCGAGTTCGCCTCTCCCACCCAGGTGACCCGTCTGCGCTACCAGTTGGCGGTGATGTCCGTCGGGTACAACCACGAGGCCGAGTGGCGGACGTCCGCCCGCCGGCCGCCGGTCTGGGAGTACCCGCTGCACCGGTACGAGAACGGCTTCTTCCCCTGCATGGGCCTCACCGATCCGGTCGGCAGGTACGAGGTCCCCGCGCACGAGTTCGCGGACGCCCGGGTGCGGCGCACGTACATGTACACGGGGGTCGCCGCCTGCCTGCTCAACGACCTGTACTCGATGGCCCGGGAGGATCCCGGCGACACCGGCCTCCCCCGCCTGATCGCGGCCGAGGAGCACTGCTCGCTCCAGGAGGCGGTGAACCTGACGGCCGAGGTCCACGACGAGATCATGTACACCGTCGAGGCGGAGTCGGCCGCCCTGGCAGCCGTCGGCTCGCCCGCGCTGGGCCGCTTCCTGGAGGGGACCTGGGACTGGATGGGCGGGGCGAAGGAGTGGCACGCCACGAGCCCCCGCTACCACGGGCCCGCGGAGGGCGGCACCGCATAG
- a CDS encoding (Fe-S)-binding protein: MRVALFVTCVNDALYPRTGIAVVRLLERLGVEVDFPAGQSCCGQPQYNTGYRHETEPLVRRTAEAFAGYAYVVTPSGSCAAMIREHYPRIGRKAAAEGRGTALAEAARSLAPRVYELTEFLVDVLGVTDVGAYFPHSVTYHPSCHGLRGLGLGDRPRRLLAAVKGLELVELPGAEECCGFGGTFAVKNPDVSTAMGTDKITAAAATGAQVLCGADNSCLAHLDGLLRRADAPLRAVHLAEILAATEEEPLS; the protein is encoded by the coding sequence ATGCGCGTCGCCCTGTTCGTCACCTGCGTCAACGACGCGCTGTACCCGCGGACCGGCATCGCCGTCGTCCGTCTGCTGGAGCGGCTCGGCGTAGAGGTGGACTTCCCGGCGGGCCAGAGCTGCTGCGGGCAGCCGCAGTACAACACCGGCTACCGGCACGAGACGGAACCACTCGTCCGGCGTACCGCGGAGGCCTTCGCCGGCTACGCGTACGTGGTCACTCCCTCCGGGTCCTGCGCCGCGATGATCCGCGAGCACTACCCGCGCATCGGCCGGAAGGCGGCGGCCGAGGGGCGCGGCACCGCGCTGGCGGAGGCGGCGCGCTCCCTGGCGCCGCGCGTGTACGAGCTGACCGAGTTCCTCGTCGACGTGCTCGGGGTGACCGACGTGGGCGCGTACTTCCCGCACAGCGTCACCTACCACCCCTCTTGTCACGGTCTGCGCGGCCTCGGCCTCGGGGACCGGCCCCGGCGGCTGCTGGCCGCAGTCAAGGGCCTGGAGCTGGTCGAGCTGCCGGGCGCCGAGGAGTGCTGCGGATTCGGCGGCACCTTCGCCGTCAAGAACCCGGACGTGTCCACCGCGATGGGCACCGACAAGATCACGGCTGCCGCGGCCACCGGCGCGCAGGTGCTGTGCGGGGCGGACAACTCCTGCCTGGCCCACCTCGACGGCCTGCTGCGCCGCGCGGACGCCCCGCTGCGGGCCGTGCACCTCGCGGAGATCCTGGCCGCCACCGAGGAGGAGCCGCTGTCGTGA
- a CDS encoding terpene synthase family protein gives MITSRLQQFESTFFSELPALFAEKGLGPDGVLAVLTYARGLQDWQSGGHEWHMRSSRYTKARPNRTEAGPPGWLHGPSGLGTTGASVKALLDVTGGARRRRRHANVPHPVGSSVIPEFYLPYRNVLNPHLAGARERLIEWNREMGILDEGIWWEEKARGYDFALCSAGIDPRCSAQALDISAGWLSWGTYADDLYPLVFGTPRALAAARAQTQRLRACMPLDLSAPPPAVNAMERGLADLWRRTAAPMGTRGREMFRSAMDQVLDSRLWELDKQAANRVPDPVDYLEMRRVTFGSPMTISLARMAHMDVVPEQVYGSSAMQSLQAAAFDHSAVMNDVFSYQKEAETRASCTTC, from the coding sequence ATGATCACCTCGCGACTCCAGCAGTTCGAGAGCACCTTCTTCTCCGAACTGCCCGCGCTGTTCGCGGAGAAGGGCCTCGGCCCGGACGGGGTCCTCGCGGTCCTCACCTACGCGCGCGGGCTCCAGGACTGGCAGTCCGGCGGCCACGAGTGGCACATGCGCTCCAGCCGGTACACGAAGGCCCGGCCGAACCGCACGGAGGCGGGCCCGCCCGGATGGCTGCACGGCCCCTCCGGGCTGGGCACCACCGGCGCCAGCGTCAAGGCGCTGCTGGACGTGACCGGCGGCGCGCGGCGGCGGCGCCGGCACGCCAACGTCCCGCATCCGGTGGGCTCTTCGGTGATCCCGGAGTTCTACCTGCCGTACCGGAACGTGCTCAACCCGCACCTGGCGGGCGCCCGGGAGCGGCTCATCGAGTGGAACCGGGAGATGGGCATCCTGGACGAGGGCATCTGGTGGGAGGAGAAGGCGCGGGGGTACGACTTCGCCCTCTGCTCGGCGGGCATCGACCCGAGGTGCTCGGCGCAGGCGCTGGACATCAGCGCGGGCTGGCTGAGCTGGGGCACGTACGCCGACGACCTCTACCCCCTGGTCTTCGGCACCCCCCGGGCCCTGGCGGCGGCCAGGGCGCAGACGCAGCGGCTGCGCGCCTGCATGCCGCTCGACCTGTCCGCGCCGCCGCCTGCGGTCAACGCGATGGAGCGGGGGCTGGCCGACCTGTGGCGGCGCACGGCCGCGCCGATGGGGACGCGCGGCCGGGAGATGTTCCGCTCGGCCATGGACCAGGTGCTGGACAGCCGGCTGTGGGAGCTGGACAAGCAGGCGGCCAACCGGGTGCCGGACCCGGTGGACTACCTGGAGATGCGCCGGGTGACCTTCGGGTCGCCGATGACGATCTCGCTCGCGCGGATGGCGCACATGGACGTCGTTCCGGAGCAGGTCTACGGGAGTTCGGCCATGCAGTCCCTGCAGGCGGCGGCCTTCGACCACTCGGCCGTCATGAACGACGTGTTCTCGTACCAGAAGGAGGCGGAGACGAGGGCGAGCTGCACAACCTGCTGA